In the genome of Pseudomonadota bacterium, one region contains:
- a CDS encoding 4Fe-4S binding protein: MEKQSEPASTSANPEIIVEEKPLPKITVFTDWCKQCGICVAFCPQQVLAMDENRRVFAKHPEKCIACHMCELRCPDFAITVKEPPKLSGNTGKGGRA, from the coding sequence ATGGAAAAACAGTCTGAACCGGCCTCTACATCCGCAAACCCGGAAATAATCGTCGAGGAAAAACCGCTGCCTAAAATCACGGTTTTCACCGATTGGTGCAAACAGTGCGGCATCTGTGTCGCCTTCTGTCCCCAGCAGGTGCTGGCCATGGATGAAAACCGCCGGGTTTTTGCCAAACACCCGGAAAAATGCATTGCCTGCCACATGTGTGAACTCCGCTGCCCGGATTTTGCCATTACGGTTAAAGAACCACCAAAATTAAGCGGAAATACGGGCAAAGGAGGTAGAGCATGA
- a CDS encoding 2-oxoacid:acceptor oxidoreductase subunit alpha: MSKTHSYRLMQGNEAAAEGAMAAGVRFFAGYPITPSTEIAEILSIRLPELGGKFIQMEDEIGSIAAIIGASLGGAKALTATSGPGFSLMQENLGYACLTETPLVIVNVMRGGPSTGLPTSPSQGDVMQARWGTHGDHPIIVLCPSSVEETFHYAVKAVNLSEKYRNPVILLLDEVIGHMRARVELPPWTMVETVNRIKPNMPPEWYIPYERSSMGVSPMASFGEGYRYHVTGLVHDVKGFPTGKPREARENILGLFKKIERGFKEICLVDYVHMDDAQHAIVAYGCMVLSAQSAIEQLRADGIKVGLIKVGTLWPFPRFALEHFLPQLKTILVPELNMGQIYREVVRVNAGRAVVEKINKINGEIISPDEIIKSMKGLSR; the protein is encoded by the coding sequence ATGAGCAAAACCCATTCCTACCGTTTAATGCAGGGCAACGAAGCGGCTGCCGAGGGGGCCATGGCTGCCGGGGTTCGTTTTTTTGCCGGTTATCCAATTACCCCTTCCACCGAAATCGCCGAGATTCTCTCCATCCGCCTGCCGGAACTGGGCGGTAAATTTATCCAGATGGAAGATGAAATCGGCAGTATTGCCGCCATTATCGGCGCCTCCCTGGGTGGTGCCAAGGCATTGACCGCCACTTCAGGACCCGGGTTTTCACTGATGCAGGAGAATCTGGGCTATGCCTGTCTGACCGAAACCCCCCTGGTCATCGTTAATGTGATGCGGGGCGGCCCTTCAACCGGCCTGCCCACTAGCCCTTCCCAGGGAGATGTGATGCAGGCCCGCTGGGGAACCCATGGGGATCATCCAATTATTGTCCTCTGCCCCAGCTCGGTGGAAGAAACATTTCACTACGCGGTTAAGGCCGTTAACCTTTCTGAGAAATACCGGAACCCGGTTATCCTGTTGCTGGACGAAGTAATCGGTCACATGCGGGCCCGGGTTGAACTGCCACCCTGGACCATGGTCGAAACCGTCAACCGGATCAAGCCCAACATGCCTCCTGAATGGTATATTCCTTACGAACGCAGCTCCATGGGAGTTTCACCCATGGCCAGCTTCGGGGAAGGCTATCGCTATCATGTCACCGGCCTGGTCCATGACGTCAAAGGATTTCCCACCGGCAAACCCCGGGAAGCCCGGGAAAACATCCTCGGTCTTTTCAAGAAAATTGAGCGGGGTTTCAAGGAAATCTGCCTGGTTGACTATGTACATATGGACGATGCCCAGCATGCCATCGTCGCCTATGGCTGCATGGTCCTTTCAGCCCAGTCGGCCATAGAACAGCTGCGAGCTGATGGCATTAAGGTGGGACTGATCAAGGTTGGTACCCTCTGGCCATTTCCCCGTTTTGCCCTGGAGCATTTCCTTCCCCAGCTTAAAACCATCCTGGTACCGGAACTGAACATGGGGCAGATCTACCGGGAGGTGGTCAGGGTTAACGCCGGGCGGGCGGTAGTGGAAAAAATAAACAAAATAAATGGTGAGATTATCAGTCCGGATGAAATCATTAAATCCATGAAGGGGCTTTCACGATGA
- a CDS encoding 2-oxoacid:ferredoxin oxidoreductase subunit beta — protein sequence MISNAELAKKYCRHDKKFPHIWCPGCGNGIILNGMLRAIDSIGLAKDDIAFVSGIGCSGRAPVYVDFNTLHTTHGRALAFATGLKLANEKLQVIVAMGDGDATAIGGNHFIHACRRNIDMTAIIFNNYIYGMTGGQYSPTTPHGAKGSTCRAGNIENPFNISALAEAAGASFVARTTSYHVMQLQDLIKKAIRHHGFAVVEIVTHCPTLYGRLNKVGGAPEMLKWQKESAIPKKKAAKMTTEELAGKIITGVLVERDLPEYCDLYNEIISEAQERLSGGGTS from the coding sequence ATGATCAGTAATGCTGAATTAGCCAAAAAATATTGCCGCCATGACAAAAAATTTCCCCATATCTGGTGCCCCGGCTGTGGCAACGGCATCATCCTCAACGGTATGCTGCGGGCGATTGACAGCATTGGCCTGGCGAAGGATGACATCGCTTTTGTCTCCGGCATCGGCTGCTCCGGCCGGGCGCCGGTCTATGTGGATTTCAATACCCTGCACACCACCCATGGGCGAGCGCTGGCTTTTGCCACCGGATTAAAACTGGCCAACGAAAAACTCCAGGTGATTGTGGCCATGGGAGATGGCGATGCCACCGCCATTGGCGGCAACCATTTCATTCACGCCTGCCGCCGCAACATTGATATGACCGCCATTATTTTCAATAATTATATATACGGGATGACCGGCGGCCAGTACAGTCCCACTACCCCCCATGGAGCCAAGGGCTCCACCTGCCGGGCGGGAAACATCGAAAACCCTTTTAATATTTCGGCCCTGGCGGAGGCGGCCGGAGCCTCGTTTGTAGCCCGGACCACCTCCTACCATGTCATGCAGCTGCAGGACCTGATTAAAAAAGCGATTCGCCATCATGGTTTTGCCGTGGTTGAAATAGTCACTCACTGTCCAACCCTTTATGGTCGGCTGAACAAGGTTGGCGGCGCCCCGGAAATGCTTAAGTGGCAAAAAGAATCAGCCATTCCCAAAAAGAAAGCGGCGAAAATGACAACAGAAGAGCTGGCCGGAAAAATTATCACCGGGGTACTGGTGGAAAGAGATCTGCCGGAATACTGTGATTTGTATAATGAAATAATCTCTGAGGCCCAGGAACGGCTCAGCGGAGGAGGTACATCATGA
- a CDS encoding 2-oxoacid:acceptor oxidoreductase family protein has translation MTQARTEIRLAGSGGQGLITAGIILAEAAIYDRKNVVQSQSYGPEARGGASKAEVIISSGPIYYPKATWVNILLAMSQKACDQYLYDLTVDGTFIADTSYVTQVPTSRAVTIPISARTREKFGKELFSNIVALGVLVETTGIVTKKAIKTAVLARVPAGTEKINEEALNFGFTLAAEAKKNKTETEEITADD, from the coding sequence ATGACCCAGGCAAGAACGGAAATTCGCCTGGCCGGCAGTGGCGGTCAGGGTTTAATTACCGCCGGCATTATTCTTGCCGAAGCCGCCATTTATGACCGTAAAAACGTGGTCCAAAGCCAGTCCTACGGCCCCGAAGCCCGGGGCGGAGCCAGCAAGGCTGAAGTTATCATTTCCAGCGGCCCCATTTATTACCCGAAGGCCACCTGGGTTAACATATTGCTGGCCATGTCCCAAAAGGCCTGTGACCAATACCTCTACGATCTGACCGTGGACGGCACCTTCATCGCCGACACCAGCTATGTCACCCAGGTACCCACCAGCCGGGCGGTCACCATTCCCATTTCCGCCCGCACCCGGGAAAAATTCGGCAAAGAACTGTTCAGCAATATTGTCGCCCTGGGCGTCCTGGTGGAAACCACCGGCATTGTGACCAAGAAAGCCATCAAAACGGCGGTATTGGCCCGGGTTCCGGCAGGCACCGAAAAAATCAATGAGGAAGCCCTTAATTTTGGCTTTACATTAGCAGCCGAAGCCAAAAAAAACAAAACAGAAACCGAAGAGATAACGGCAGATGACTGA